A genomic segment from Halomonas sp. GD1P12 encodes:
- a CDS encoding TlyA family RNA methyltransferase: protein MMRLDQLLATLGLASSRTRAQRLIKNGRVRLEDGTPLTRASQPWPPETRFVIDDDPEERYVSRAGLKLEGVLQTLGLRLDDIGVLDVGQSTGGFTDCALRFGARHVIGVEVGHGQLDPALRADARVRCLEGLNARSMSSSQALLEALSERPIGVAVMDVSFISQTLIIPEIATLLPPGGRLLSLVKPQFELDPGALDKRGVVQDARRFMEVERRIRRCCEESGFEISHWQESPITGGDGNREFLLLASKA from the coding sequence ATGATGCGACTCGACCAGCTGCTGGCGACTTTGGGCCTCGCCAGCTCCCGCACCCGCGCCCAGCGCCTGATCAAAAACGGCCGGGTCCGCCTTGAAGATGGCACTCCGCTGACCCGCGCCTCCCAACCCTGGCCACCCGAGACGCGCTTTGTCATCGACGACGACCCGGAAGAGCGCTACGTCTCTCGGGCCGGGCTCAAGCTCGAAGGCGTGCTCCAGACGCTTGGGCTTCGCCTCGATGACATTGGGGTGCTCGATGTGGGTCAGTCTACCGGTGGTTTCACCGACTGCGCCCTGCGCTTTGGTGCGCGCCACGTCATCGGCGTGGAGGTCGGCCACGGCCAGCTCGACCCGGCGCTTCGCGCGGATGCGCGGGTGCGCTGTCTGGAAGGCTTGAACGCCCGCTCGATGAGCAGCTCGCAAGCGCTTCTTGAGGCGCTGTCAGAGCGGCCGATCGGCGTCGCGGTCATGGACGTCTCGTTCATCTCGCAAACGCTGATCATCCCCGAGATCGCAACGCTGCTGCCCCCGGGTGGCCGGCTATTATCGCTGGTGAAACCGCAGTTCGAGCTCGACCCCGGGGCGCTCGATAAGCGCGGCGTGGTGCAGGACGCAAGGCGCTTTATGGAGGTCGAGCGGCGCATTCGCCGGTGCTGCGAGGAAAGCGGTTTTGAGATAAGCCACTGGCAGGAGAGCCCGATCACCGGCGGCGACGGCAATCGGGAGTTTTTGCTGTTGGCGAGCAAGGCCTGA
- a CDS encoding ATP-grasp domain-containing protein, whose product MEKDSSKGYIALLGWSLNAIEAAEKFDRRYIVVAPDWAEEYCQQHNIPHVAWNFERLNDRSLEIAETLKEKGVDVAIPLFEETVEWAGAINSLLLDNPRLYGQSLLLRDKALMKRRAQLGGIRVGIFEEAHDKEDVIRFLKRVNQTLLKLDGDPNDPIHLKAFDKAGCLGHRVIRTPDEIDSIPEEEFPVLMESHLDGWEFAVEAWIHNGKIAFLNISEYVTLGYSVFVPASPELEKYREQITQQIEKLIKTFDIEFGLIHPEYFVTSDGEMYFGEVAYRPPGFKVFELLERVYGFNAYQASMLVFDPKTTPEEVAAFFPKEVVDADGFAGCFGVYPRRRVVSRLEIPEETEDHPYFESHELTSPVEETVTKRTAFGTHWGLIYFRGDDAHTLRDLLKHQEDLDFYV is encoded by the coding sequence ATGGAAAAGGATTCGAGCAAGGGGTATATCGCCCTACTGGGTTGGAGCCTGAACGCCATCGAAGCGGCGGAGAAGTTCGACCGCCGCTACATCGTGGTCGCCCCGGACTGGGCCGAAGAGTATTGCCAACAGCACAACATTCCCCACGTGGCCTGGAACTTCGAGCGTCTCAACGACCGCTCGCTCGAAATCGCCGAAACCCTGAAAGAGAAAGGCGTTGACGTCGCCATCCCGCTGTTCGAAGAGACCGTGGAGTGGGCCGGCGCGATCAACTCGCTGCTGCTCGACAATCCGCGCCTTTACGGCCAGTCGCTATTGCTACGCGACAAGGCCCTGATGAAGCGCCGGGCACAGCTGGGAGGCATTCGCGTGGGCATTTTCGAAGAAGCCCACGATAAGGAAGACGTCATCCGCTTTTTGAAGCGCGTCAACCAAACGCTTTTGAAGCTCGACGGCGACCCCAACGACCCTATTCACCTCAAGGCCTTCGATAAGGCCGGATGTCTTGGCCACCGCGTGATTCGCACCCCGGATGAAATCGATTCGATTCCGGAAGAGGAATTCCCGGTCCTGATGGAGTCGCACCTGGACGGCTGGGAGTTCGCCGTCGAGGCGTGGATTCATAACGGCAAGATCGCCTTTTTGAACATTTCCGAGTACGTGACCCTGGGTTATTCGGTGTTCGTGCCCGCCTCGCCGGAGCTCGAAAAGTATCGCGAACAGATCACCCAACAGATCGAGAAGCTCATCAAGACCTTCGACATCGAGTTCGGCCTGATTCACCCGGAGTACTTCGTCACCAGCGACGGCGAGATGTACTTTGGGGAAGTCGCCTACCGCCCACCGGGCTTCAAGGTGTTCGAACTGCTCGAGCGCGTTTACGGCTTCAACGCCTACCAGGCCTCGATGCTGGTATTCGACCCCAAAACCACGCCGGAAGAGGTCGCCGCCTTCTTTCCCAAGGAAGTGGTCGATGCCGACGGCTTCGCCGGCTGCTTCGGCGTCTACCCCCGCCGACGCGTGGTCAGCCGCCTGGAGATTCCGGAGGAGACCGAGGATCACCCCTACTTCGAGTCACACGAGCTTACCTCGCCGGTCGAAGAAACGGTCACCAAGCGCACCGCCTTCGGCACCCACTGGGGGCTTATCTATTTTCGCGGCGACGACGCCCACACGCTTCGCGATCTGCTAAAACATCAGGAAGACCTCGACTTCTATGTATAA
- a CDS encoding DUF1820 family protein, with protein MAPKPIYRVVVHQQGEVWDLYVREIFQSELWGFIEVEEFVFDDVSRVVVDPGAEKLQRTFEGVKRSYLPLNAIVRIDEVEREGPLKVVKSDSRVAEFTRPFPLPPRGER; from the coding sequence ATGGCGCCCAAGCCAATCTATCGGGTAGTGGTTCACCAGCAGGGTGAAGTGTGGGATTTATACGTCAGAGAGATCTTTCAAAGCGAACTCTGGGGCTTTATTGAAGTCGAGGAGTTTGTCTTTGACGATGTTTCGCGGGTGGTGGTCGACCCGGGCGCTGAAAAACTGCAGCGCACCTTCGAGGGCGTCAAGCGAAGCTACCTGCCGCTCAACGCCATCGTGCGGATCGACGAAGTCGAGCGTGAAGGCCCGCTGAAAGTCGTCAAAAGCGATAGCCGCGTCGCGGAATTTACTCGTCCCTTCCCGCTGCCACCTCGCGGTGAAAGGTAA
- a CDS encoding TIGR04211 family SH3 domain-containing protein: protein MQVKKSRFMGCLASAGLLMGGASSTALAQNDSQAWVSEELSTFVRSGPTDGYRIVGTLNAGEEVEVLEESGDYTRVRGSGGDAVWVLSDELQQTPSAREQLPELEDQVGELTQELDGINDTWEERVSSMRETLEVREQRITELEARNRELESVTDQSRQQVRALEARLDTQEEDLLMRYFMYGGGVAGAGLLVGLIVPHLPRRRKKRDRWF from the coding sequence ATGCAAGTAAAAAAGTCTCGTTTCATGGGTTGTCTGGCGAGTGCCGGTTTATTGATGGGTGGGGCAAGCTCTACGGCGCTCGCCCAAAACGATAGTCAGGCCTGGGTCAGCGAAGAGCTCAGCACCTTCGTGCGTAGCGGCCCTACCGACGGCTACCGTATCGTGGGAACGCTCAACGCCGGCGAAGAGGTCGAGGTGCTCGAAGAGAGCGGCGACTACACCCGCGTACGCGGAAGCGGCGGTGACGCCGTATGGGTACTCAGCGACGAACTGCAGCAAACCCCGAGCGCCCGCGAGCAGCTTCCCGAACTCGAAGACCAGGTCGGTGAACTCACCCAGGAGCTCGACGGTATCAACGATACCTGGGAGGAGCGCGTCTCCTCGATGCGTGAGACGCTTGAGGTACGCGAGCAGCGTATCACCGAGCTCGAAGCGCGCAACCGCGAGCTCGAAAGCGTAACCGATCAGTCTCGCCAGCAGGTGCGCGCGCTCGAGGCCCGCCTGGACACCCAGGAAGAGGATCTTTTGATGCGCTATTTCATGTACGGAGGCGGCGTGGCCGGGGCCGGGCTTCTGGTGGGGCTGATCGTGCCGCACCTGCCGCGCCGGCGTAAAAAACGCGACCGCTGGTTCTAA
- the tmpT gene encoding thiopurine S-methyltransferase, with protein MENAWRKRWQEGRIGFHQSVTHPALVRHWPDLNVAQNARVLVPLCGKSLDMRWLAERGHAVLGIELAPEAVAQFLAQRPLGVSRYRQTGFDIARQANVELWCGDFFHLTRRQASQLDAFFDRAALIALPPATRARYAFHLAQLLPPGAAGLLISVTHENGEEGPPYSVAEEEIRRLLSPNFALTLLEQREADARGVSEQVWALKRRGPA; from the coding sequence ATGGAGAACGCGTGGCGCAAGCGCTGGCAAGAAGGGCGTATCGGCTTTCACCAATCGGTGACTCACCCGGCGCTGGTTCGACACTGGCCGGATTTGAACGTCGCCCAAAACGCCAGAGTGCTGGTACCGCTGTGCGGTAAAAGCCTGGACATGCGCTGGCTTGCCGAGCGCGGCCATGCGGTACTCGGCATCGAGCTCGCCCCGGAAGCGGTGGCGCAGTTTTTAGCGCAGCGCCCGCTTGGAGTGTCGCGCTACCGCCAGACCGGGTTCGATATTGCCCGCCAGGCCAATGTCGAGCTTTGGTGCGGCGACTTTTTCCATCTTACCCGCCGCCAGGCCTCGCAGCTCGACGCGTTTTTCGACCGCGCCGCGCTGATCGCGCTGCCCCCGGCCACCCGGGCGCGCTACGCGTTTCATCTGGCGCAGCTTTTGCCGCCCGGGGCGGCAGGGCTTTTGATCAGCGTGACCCACGAAAATGGCGAGGAAGGCCCGCCCTACAGCGTAGCGGAAGAGGAGATTCGACGGCTTTTGTCGCCCAACTTTGCGCTGACGCTGCTGGAACAACGTGAGGCGGACGCGCGCGGCGTCAGCGAGCAGGTGTGGGCGCTCAAGCGGCGCGGGCCGGCGTGA
- a CDS encoding YajG family lipoprotein gives MLRRHFLTLTTALVAGAWLTGCASPQYLQLSPERTAEVPKAGSGQQVSVAAVDARESEVIGTRAGGSMSTAQITVNSHELVPRLQAEAERAVREMGFNPTSSPVQNAPSLTLELASLHYGQADSGQPLVDEARIEAVFRAIAQNRGTTYTGTYTSRRTQGYAIKPGEATNTRMINDLLSDGMNRAFSDPELARLLAR, from the coding sequence ATGCTTCGGCGTCATTTTTTAACGCTCACCACGGCGCTTGTCGCAGGCGCCTGGCTTACCGGCTGCGCCAGCCCCCAGTACCTTCAGCTAAGCCCGGAGCGCACCGCCGAGGTGCCCAAGGCGGGCTCGGGGCAGCAGGTCAGCGTCGCAGCGGTCGACGCCCGTGAAAGCGAAGTGATCGGCACCCGCGCCGGCGGCAGCATGTCCACGGCCCAGATTACGGTCAACAGCCACGAACTGGTGCCGAGGCTTCAAGCCGAGGCGGAGCGCGCGGTGCGCGAAATGGGTTTCAACCCCACCAGTAGCCCAGTGCAAAACGCCCCGAGCCTGACGCTGGAGCTTGCCAGCCTGCACTACGGCCAGGCCGACAGCGGCCAACCCCTGGTCGACGAAGCGCGCATCGAAGCGGTCTTTCGCGCCATCGCGCAAAACCGCGGCACCACCTACACCGGCACTTATACCTCGCGGCGCACCCAGGGCTACGCCATCAAGCCCGGTGAGGCGACCAACACGCGCATGATCAACGATTTGCTCAGCGACGGCATGAATCGCGCGTTCAGCGACCCCGAGCTTGCAAGGCTTCTGGCCCGCTAA
- a CDS encoding alpha-ketoglutarate-dependent dioxygenase AlkB family protein, with protein sequence MEQEALFDTPPPANLLPHDGEAFYLGPVLTEREASAYFTRCVLELDWAHERVVMFGRDITTRRKVAWYADAPATYTYSGQTKRARVWPALLQALKERVERASGARFDSCLCNLYHSGEEGMGWHSDDERELAEQGIIASLTLGGERRFSFKHKASGERVSLLLEHGSLLIMRGATQTHWWHSLPKTKKCTDARVNLTFRQLRAG encoded by the coding sequence ATGGAGCAAGAGGCGCTTTTCGACACGCCGCCGCCGGCCAATTTGCTGCCCCACGACGGCGAGGCGTTTTACCTCGGCCCGGTGCTCACCGAGCGCGAGGCAAGCGCCTACTTCACGCGCTGTGTTTTAGAGCTCGACTGGGCCCACGAGCGTGTGGTGATGTTCGGCCGTGACATCACCACCCGGCGTAAGGTCGCCTGGTACGCCGATGCGCCGGCCACCTACACCTACTCGGGTCAGACCAAACGGGCGCGGGTTTGGCCGGCGCTTTTGCAGGCGCTGAAAGAGCGGGTAGAGCGGGCAAGTGGGGCGCGCTTTGATTCGTGCCTGTGCAATCTCTACCACTCGGGCGAGGAGGGCATGGGCTGGCACAGCGACGACGAGCGCGAGCTTGCCGAGCAAGGCATCATCGCCTCGCTGACGCTCGGCGGCGAGCGGCGTTTCTCGTTCAAGCACAAGGCGAGCGGCGAGCGCGTCTCGCTTTTGCTGGAACATGGCAGCCTTCTGATCATGCGGGGGGCGACCCAGACCCACTGGTGGCACAGCCTGCCCAAAACCAAAAAGTGTACGGATGCGCGGGTGAATCTGACCTTTCGCCAGCTGCGCGCCGGATGA